TCGATTGGCCAAGCGTCTGGTGTCGCAAGGGCATACCGTCGTGGTGACCACCCGGCAGCCCCCTGGATCGGTTCGGGAGCGTCTTCCGCCGGAAGTCGAAATCTGGCAATTGGATCCGATTGCCTCCGCCGAGCCATTGCGAACAAAACTCCTTGCCTCGCCGCCGTTTCATTGTGTCGTGAATTTGCTCGCCTCGTTTCTTCGAGATCCCGTCGCCGTTCTGCGTGACGGAACGCGCAATCTGGTATCCGCACTTCTGTCGCGAGAATCACCACCTCGATTGGTCTTTTGCAGCTCCACCGCCGTGTATGGTCATCGTCCCGGCGAGATTCTGACCGAGGATTCACCGACTTCGGATCTGTTGCGCGTGGGCCGACTGTTGCTGGAAGCCGAGGACGTTTTGCGGTCCGCATCTGGCCTGCGATCTGTGATTTTGCGGTTGCCTCACATCTATGGCTTGGGCCGTGAGCGGTTATTTGACCAAATGCGTCGCGGCGAAATGTTCGTTTTTGGAACCGGTCGAAATCGGATGCATCATCTTTATATCGAAGATTTTGTGACCATTTTGTCCCGAAGTTTGGAACCGGACATTTCCGATACGGTGTATAATGCAGTGGAAGACGTGGCGGAACCCTACGGCGACTACATGGACTTCATCGCCCAGTGGTGCGGCCAGCCGTTACCAGCCCGATATGAATGGGCCGATTTGCTGACCAACCAGGCCGCGACGCGATGCCTGGGGCCACACTTGGCCAATCCGGAACTTCTGGGCGAGCTTTATCGCTACATGACCAGCGAAGCGATTCTCAGCAATTCGCGGTTGAAACAGGTCTTTGGCATCTCGTTTCGATATCCCCGTTTTCGAGACGGATTGACGGAGATGCTAACCATGATTGGAGAACCGGATCGCCGCATGTCCGAATCGATTCACACGGCGTCCCAGTGGAACGGATAACCCCATTTCAGCCACATTCGAGATCGCATCATTCGCAGCCGCATCATTGGATGGGCGGCAAGAGTTCGCCGAACAGGATTTGCAGTAACGCACCGCCTTCGGGCCGACTCCAATCCTGTGCGAGTTCGGCCAGCAGCGTATTGGTGGCGGTGAGAATCACCCCCTCATTTTCCATCCGATTCTGGGCGAACTGTTCCGACAGCTCGAACGGCGAGCCCGACGCATCCAT
This DNA window, taken from Tuwongella immobilis, encodes the following:
- a CDS encoding NAD-dependent epimerase/dehydratase family protein, whose translation is MRILLVGGAGDSGSRLAKRLVSQGHTVVVTTRQPPGSVRERLPPEVEIWQLDPIASAEPLRTKLLASPPFHCVVNLLASFLRDPVAVLRDGTRNLVSALLSRESPPRLVFCSSTAVYGHRPGEILTEDSPTSDLLRVGRLLLEAEDVLRSASGLRSVILRLPHIYGLGRERLFDQMRRGEMFVFGTGRNRMHHLYIEDFVTILSRSLEPDISDTVYNAVEDVAEPYGDYMDFIAQWCGQPLPARYEWADLLTNQAATRCLGPHLANPELLGELYRYMTSEAILSNSRLKQVFGISFRYPRFRDGLTEMLTMIGEPDRRMSESIHTASQWNG